The sequence TCTTGCCTGAGGGTATGCTTGCTGAACATCAGTCCACGAATATATTAGAAAGAGTCAGATGGCTTGTGGATCATAAGAATAAGTTGGATGATATCTCTTTTGAATTTCACAAAGTGAAAGATGCTTTATCTGCAGCTAACCTCCCAGAAACAGTTCTCTCTTCCAACTTGGATTCGCAGATAAATGGGCTCAAGGAGTCATTTTCACAAGCTAAAATTGACAGAACAAAGTTGCACGCTGAAGTTGCTAGTGCTTGGGTGTCTGTTGGCTTACATGAATCTGAGTTGGCTGAAGCACGTAATGAGATTGACCTACTGAGTGTGTCTCTTTTTGCAGAGAAAGAGGAGAAGGCTACTCTTCAAATGGCATTGTATGACTTATCTCGCAAATATGAAGCAGTTTCTGAAAATGAGCACAAGGTTTCATCTGAAAAGGATGGACTAATAAGAAAGTTTCTAGAGGCTTCTGAGATGCAAAACCCGGAGGACTCTGATCAAGCTGACATTGCTATGCTTGTAGAAAAGTGCATTAAGAAGATCAAGGAGCAAAACAGTACCACTTCCGAGGTTTCTCTTTTTTGCACAGAACAATTTGAGAGAATGCAGAGTTTACTGTATATACAGAATCAGAAACTGGTGCTATGTGAGAACATACTAGAAGCAGAGATGGTGGACAAATTGAAACTGATGAACTTGGCAAGCGAGTTAGAGAGAGTGTCTCGAGAAAGTGATGCACTAAAGGAtgaaaataagtctctgaaaaaTGATCTCGAGCGAGCTGAGGGTAAAACTGCTTTGGTTAGGGAAAATCTATCAATGGCTGTAAAGAAAGGAAAGGGTATGGTCCAAGAAAGGGAAAACCTGAAACGTTCTATAGATGAGAGGAATATCGAAATTGAAAAACTCAAGCAAAAGTTGGAGCAGCAAGGGTCTGTTGTTTCTGAGTGCAGAGATCAAATTAATAAACTTTCACGTGATTTGGAAAGCATGTCTAATTTGGAATCTGATTTTGCGGCCATGAAAGAGCAGAGAGATCAATTCGAGCAGTCCTTACAAGAGAGCAATTATACTTTGCAGATAGTAGTTAAGTCAATTGATACTGTGGCCGTTACTGTTGATGCAATGTTAGAGGATCCTGTGGAAAAGGTGAAATGGCTTTTGCAGTGTTATCATGATTTTCAAGTTGCCAAGTCTCGTGCGGAACAAGAGTTAGAAACAGTAAAACAGGAAAACATTTCAATGTCCAGCAAATTGGAAGAGGCAGATGCAACTATTAAATCACTGGAAGATGAATTATCGAAGTGTAGTGAAGATCTCTCTCTTCTGACACAAGCAAAGCAAGACATCGAAGTCAGCAAGGCCTATGTTGAGGAGGAGTtagaaaaatcaaaagaagagtctGGACTTAAAGCTACAAAATTCACAGAGGTTCTTGCAACTATTAAGTGAAGCAGTATCATCTGCTGAGCGAAGAATTTCTATTCTTGTTGAGGAGAAGGCTGCTGCAGAAAACGAGTTAGAGAAGGAAAAAGCAGGAGTGGAATCTCAAGTTAGTGAGTTAGCAGAGGCGACCCAAACCATAAAATCACTTGAAGAAGCACTATCAACTGCAAAGAGCAGAATCTCTATTTTTGCTGAGGAGAAGGCTGCTTCAGAGGCAAACCAAACTGTAAGATCacttgaagaagcattatcatcTGCGGAGAGTAGAATTTCTATCCTTTCTAAGGAAAAGGCTGCTGCAGAGTTACATATAACTAATGCGGAAAACGATCTAGAGAAGGCAAAAGCAGGAGTAGATTCTCAAGCTAGTGAGTTAGCAGAGGCGAACCGAAGTATAAAATCACTTGAAGATGCTCTATCTCGGGTGGAAAAGCATGCCTCCGTGCTTTCTAAAGAACTGAACGATTCCCAAGTTTCTAGAGATCTCTTGGAGAAGGAGCTAGAGGAAGCAAAAACTGAAGCCAACATTCAAGCTAGCAAGGTATCAGATGCATACACAAcaataaaatcactggaagatGCATTAGCAAATGCAGAGAATGACATTGCGGTGCTTGTCAATGAAAAGAGAAATACTGAACAGGAAATAGCAACACTTAATGCAAAGTTAAGTTCCTCAGTGGAAGAATTGGCTGGAACTCGTGGAGCCTCAAAAGGGCAGTCTTTGGAGCTACTAGAGCACCCCAATCATCTGGAAATGTTAATGAAAGATAGCGGGCTTCTCTTTTTATTAACACGAGGCTTTAAGAAAAAACTTGAGAGCCTAAGAGATATGCACCTCCTTCTAGAAGGAATACGGGATCGGTTCGTTGACGAAGGCTCGGGACTATTGCCTGCTCGAGCTGGCACAGAGGTACAGTTTTGATATATGTCGTTGAGCACCTTAGTTTTTCATTGCAAAGTAATAAATGGCCCTATCTCGGAGTTCTAGTTTCAAATGAAATGAAGATTGAGACAATAGATTTTTGTGTTAGCCACTGACTATCATCACAGTTACTGATAACATGATCTTCGCTGGAATTTCCTTCCCTTGATCTTCTCACATGTTTTTCCCAAAGTTAATATGGCTTCTTGTTGTTTATATTTTAGATGGATCATCACCTGGAAAATCTCCCTCCACCAGACCTTGGAAACTTTCATATCGATACAATTGACAACAGTGAGAATAGTGCTGCGGACCCTGAGAATATCTCCTCTTATTTCACAGATATCATAGAAGGTTTCAATATGAAGAACAAATTGATAATAGATAGTTTTGTAGGGTTTTCTGGTTCTATGGATGAGTATGTTGCAGTCCTCACCGAAGCATTGCAGCAAACAATAGATGGAGTTGTTGTAACGCTTGAGACTATGGAATCTTTGAAGCAGCAGGTGAAAAACGTAGAAATTCACAACCGTGAGCAAGAGAGCATGATACATAAGTTGCAGAATGATGTGACTATGATGCTTTCTGCATGCAAGGATATTGTTGATGAGCTGAGTTTTGAAGATGAAAATTTGAACTCTAGCTTGTTCTCAAGTGAAAGAAAAGCTAGTGGTGATGCAGTGGAAGAGCAACGGGGCTTACTTGGCACTGAAGGTGTTAAAGCGGTAGAGAACGTTCTAAGT comes from Papaver somniferum cultivar HN1 chromosome 7, ASM357369v1, whole genome shotgun sequence and encodes:
- the LOC113296407 gene encoding putative leucine-rich repeat-containing protein DDB_G0290503, whose amino-acid sequence is MQPPATKLDHQESLKEDMFVDASDELDLDNNRKNIDVEQERPVVSINETQDESHHIMVEAEEEKVGTEESGSSPVEINGFIRELFTLRQKLEVITSQHSPVETGEGKAENHHQEEKVEGVKGSTDELISPLQRMVSDCSRLTMRLESVLDEKLQSGDVVKQLQTVIFQKDQEIDDLNTKVNDLSVSKSVVESHMESLQQTLKESFEVHNESNLHAEVVLKRLLVSVGAIVKQEDLLDDSASDKLSLVERGISLMIENYNQFLVEIDGLKQCLSEVRSDFNVPEENDLGFVFGVACEELFSCKRKEVDFVSKLNQLEAENSKLMKELDKEKETLEVVKEEAIRTKGELEQEKVRSANTKEKLGMAVTKGKALVQQRDSLKHSIAEKTNELQECLQKLQEKSDSLEAAEVTAEELVRSQILAVSLQESLAEKTNELQECLHRLQEKSNSLEAVEGHSEEFVRSQNLTAKLQELLSAKESILKEIEDILPEGMLAEHQSTNILERVRWLVDHKNKLDDISFEFHKVKDALSAANLPETVLSSNLDSQINGLKESFSQAKIDRTKLHAEVASAWVSVGLHESELAEARNEIDLLSVSLFAEKEEKATLQMALYDLSRKYEAVSENEHKVSSEKDGLIRKFLEASEMQNPEDSDQADIAMLVEKCIKKIKEQNSTTSEVSLFCTEQFERMQSLLYIQNQKLVLCENILEAEMVDKLKLMNLASELERVSRESDALKDENKSLKNDLERAEGKTALVRENLSMAVKKGKGMVQERENLKRSIDERNIEIEKLKQKLEQQGSVVSECRDQINKLSRDLESMSNLESDFAAMKEQRDQFEQSLQESNYTLQIVVKSIDTVAVTVDAMLEDPVEKVKWLLQCYHDFQVAKSRAEQELETVKQENISMSSKLEEADATIKSLEDELSKCSEDLSLLTQAKQDIEKNQKKSLDLKLQNSQRFLQLLSEAVSSAERRISILVEEKAAAENELEKEKAGVESQVSELAEATQTIKSLEEALSTAKSRISIFAEEKAASEANQTVRSLEEALSSAESRISILSKEKAAAELHITNAENDLEKAKAGVDSQASELAEANRSIKSLEDALSRVEKHASVLSKELNDSQVSRDLLEKELEEAKTEANIQASKVSDAYTTIKSLEDALANAENDIAVLVNEKRNTEQEIATLNAKLSSSVEELAGTRGASKGQSLELLEHPNHLEMLMKDSGLLFLLTRGFKKKLESLRDMHLLLEGIRDRFVDEGSGLLPARAGTEMDHHLENLPPPDLGNFHIDTIDNSENSAADPENISSYFTDIIEGFNMKNKLIIDSFVGFSGSMDEYVAVLTEALQQTIDGVVVTLETMESLKQQVKNVEIHNREQESMIHKLQNDVTMMLSACKDIVDELSFEDENLNSSLFSSERKASGDAVEEQRGLLGTEGVKAVENVLSAVTIKDLRNELEGTKLNLESVTQERDLHQSRASELETTLEELKSSCNSMNLKLDECLAMEDVLREKEAELSSLHVSFAIKSQEKEGRLLSEGQIQTLLEKINEIEIPFRVSELKNTESFVADPVKKLFYVVDTVAQMQHQFELSAHDKEELQSRLSESVQEIEHLKKEAGNIISINQELEHSKSDLAKLAFDLEKIIQKFGGEELIKEQKSVTIRNLFPVLEKLIKDLILESENSKARAQELGVELHGNKKFMDELSAKVALLEVPVRKGLPPSDAVQDRSILEGPSLASGSEISEIETIGPAGRNSTSPAASSAAHVRSMRKG
- the LOC113300163 gene encoding uncharacterized protein LOC113300163 isoform X1, translating into MKNKLIIDSFVGFSGSMDEYVAVLTEALQQTIDGVVVTLETMESLKQQVKNVEIHNREQESMIHKLQNDVTMMLSACKDIVDELSFEDENLNSSLFSSERKASGDAVEEQRGLLGTEGVKAVENVLSAVKKFQSQNKQLESLNSA
- the LOC113300163 gene encoding uncharacterized protein LOC113300163 isoform X2 codes for the protein MDEYVAVLTEALQQTIDGVVVTLETMESLKQQVKNVEIHNREQESMIHKLQNDVTMMLSACKDIVDELSFEDENLNSSLFSSERKASGDAVEEQRGLLGTEGVKAVENVLSAVKKFQSQNKQLESLNSA